One segment of Rhinatrema bivittatum chromosome 14, aRhiBiv1.1, whole genome shotgun sequence DNA contains the following:
- the PALB2 gene encoding partner and localizer of BRCA2 isoform X1, which produces MEETTGRPLTCEEREKLKQKLAFLKQEYNKTFNRLQRSQRAERVKTHVKKKIAEQNCLLKQEQSGMGIPDSRDTLAPSVGKLGTTHVSKVNLNVERRMTVSFNLQPEFFNIGGKQHESSVPEDKCDQKMLVTPTGSECAQEKEPEKSQRSRQKLRKNILKLRERESTCESSSSSTSVTSDLLCKTEVEGRELDREERKSPVFKRNDRILSLETKRSKSLSFIGSDSRNNFIPEDPASKECLSEAAGEYNPGKVTEFSSCMSHTGNNLSLLNSKSPTHNSRELEQTPSLLIDIALPTCRSTEETGDVFVCKTTKMVLKGSDSEGQKGAVGALPDLAVLDRSLRTQSVIIPCATEDISSTGSKPGTGESLHISGTEEIWKQKEDKIQVKPSVVGNASSTAAESALSSCTMVEGLLFPVEYYIRTTRRMSNCQKKVDLEAVIYSQLGKSRKGPRKKYKDITKSNKGSLEAAQRESKIQQGNSLGLYFLKQADSSTAENTIPATSGNSVADNLHSSSSPLTCHRIKSTRTRKGKRKSKCKMRSDTAQAFTSMNSKGYCSQVDCRQESKTITSVKQERPLGLATGGPEQRKEAAHFMPCGNPVVSEALQREEQTHNLLKQHNVLNLLKEAMSSDGEETKLQVHKTSVPTISSAGVQTVAWYAQQQFTTQQLITKEFFSEDSSNSYPQCRRERPLQDKTDSHEKVICNFSDGSGPSAGGVGISNSPFHVHKEMFQSLDITDFHLPDDEFGFLKLEKLKSPLLAHVEPYVLVPLRDEHLAPGSRKLLNAKSRIQEDGVLAPPGNSLPQTSNVGNQEPLRKKEFPPSALLSTPACTISLHGAGSQLAIDTHVPAFPFLGLTPAAPVLDPSRQDPTCFKCCREISTDTSQGEGHGCTLLADTSQLQNCVSDVLSSDGGEDAIHVLQARRAHESKMYSQEGKLLASQILMCRNELQCDDSKECCTGDPREKNKGKAESASGMLCAILEGKEGCLQLISKLQTLSGFCAVDISSVWWDTADSSGKELCIVTACEFSISLWKPEEPSNWKLAHMWSFSKMPVIQIVPLPGTHCCVCVALGSLAIEELWLLFSRPGENRLQEQLVKCGYIYNVLGLSQRRLVSSSRGAQQQTLEIISLSEAGRITERQNLMPPEESILAFSEVEGEHSALVGTTVASNIVIWNMLTGQLLKMISLGKSYQASVCHKTYSDSGLLFIVLSHPYASDSQSSNGVVFTLIATNPMQAASIPVMSYLLPERCTGRYLEGDVQQRLAAAVLTSGNIAIWDLSLGLCTALLPPICDGVWAVVRWLYADSCLLAGQKDGSVYVYKYLGTLQGKAL; this is translated from the exons ATGGAGGAGACAACTGGTAGACCATTAACCtgtgaagaaagagaaaag TTGAAACAGAAGCTGGCATTCTTAAAACAAGAATACAATAAAACCTTTAACCGGCTACAA CGTTCACAAAGGGCTGAACGAGTAAAAACTCATGTGAAGAAAAAAATTGCAGAACAAAATTGTTTGCTTAAGCAGGAGCAGTCTGGAATGGGTATTCCAG ATTCGAGAGATACTCTAGCTCCCAGTGTTGGCAAACTTGGCACCACACATGTATCAAAAGTAAATCTCAATGTGGAAAGAAGAATGACTGTGTCCTTTAATCTACAACCTGAATTCTTCAATATTGGTGGCAAGCAGCATGAAAGTTCAGTGCCAGAAGATAAATGTGATCAGAAAATGCTTGTCACTCCTACAGGAAGTGAGTGTGCACAAGAAAAGGAGCCAGAAAAAAGCCAAAGAAGCCGACAGAAATTGAGGAAGAACATATTGaaactgagagagagggaatccACCTGTGAGTCTTCATCGTCTTCTACCTCAGTAACAAGTGATCTACTGTGCAAAACTGAGGTGGAGGGCAGAGAGCTGGACAGAGAAGAGCGAAAGTCACCAGTATTTAAGAGAAATGACAGAATTCTGAGCCTGGAGACCAAAAGATCAAAATCCTTATCATTTATAGGCAGTGATTCCAGAAACAATTTCATTCCTGAAGATCCAGCTTCAAAGGAGTGTTTAAGTGAAGCTGCAGGAGAATATAACCCTGGAAAAGTAACTGAATTCTCTTCCTGCATGTCACACACAGGCAATAACCTATCACTGCTTAACTCCAAGTCAcctacacacaactctagggaaCTTGAACAGACACCATCACTTCTTatagacattgctctacccacaTGCAGAAGTACTGAGGAAACAGGAGATGTGTTTGTGTGCAAAACTACCAAAATGGTACTTAAAGGAAGTGACTCGGAGGGTCAGAAAGGAGCAGTTGGTGCGCTCCCTGATTTAGCTGTGCTTGATAGATCTTTGAGAACACAATCTGTCATTATTCCTTGTGCTACAGAAGACATATCCAGTACAGGAAGTAAGCCAGGGACTGGTGAAAGTTTGCACATCAGTGGGACTGAAGAAATATGGAAGCAAAAAGAAGATAAGATTCAAGTAAAGCCTTCTGTAGTGGGGAATGCGTCCTCTACTGCAGCAGAAAGTGCTCTAAGCTCTTGCACCATGGTGGAAGGGCTTCTCTTCCCAGTAGAGTACTACATAAGAACAACGCGACGCATGTCTAATTGTCAGAAGAAAGTAGACCTGGAAGCTGTAATTTATAGTCAGTTGGGGAAAAGCAGAAAAGGAcccagaaaaaaatacaaagacataACCAAGTCAAACAAGGGAAGCCTAGAAGCAGCACAAAGAGAGTCAAAGATACAGCAGGGTAACAGcttgggcctttattttttaaagcaaGCTGATTCTAGTACGGCAGAAAATACCATCCCTGCAACCAGTGGGAACAGCGTTGCTGACAATTTGCATTCATCCTCAAGTCCATTGACCTGTCACAGGATTAAATCGACCAGAacaagaaagggaaaaagaaaatctaAGTGCAAAATGAGGTCTGATACAGCACAGGCATTCACGTCCATGAACTCAAAGGGATACTGCTCTCAGGTGGACTGTAGGCAGGAAAGTAAGACAATTACATCTGTTAAGCAAGAGAGGCCTTTGGGTCTTGCAACTGGTGGACCAGAGCAACGGAAAGAAGCTGCACATTTCATGCCTTGTGGAAATCCAGTAGTGAGTGAAGCTTTGCAGAGGGAGGAACAAACTCATAATCTACTTAAGCAACATAATGTCTTAAATCTCCTGAAAGAAGCAATGAGCAGTGATGGGGAAGAGACTAAGCTACAGGTACACAAGACTTCTGTACCAACCATCAGTTCTGCTGGGGTACAGACAGTGGCTTGGTATGCGCAGCAACAATTCACAACTCAGCAGTTAATAACTAAAGAATTTTTCTCTGAAGATTCCTCTAATTCCTATCCACAGTGCAGGCGAGAGAGGCCACTACAAG ATAAGACAGACAGCCATGAAAAAGTGATCTGCAACTTTTCTGATGGCAGTGGGCCTTCAGCTGGTGGTGTTGGTATCTCAAATTCTCCTTTTCATGTACACAAGGAAATGTTCCAGAGTTTGGACATCACAGACTTCCATTTACCTGATGATGAGTTTGGTTTTCTGAAACTTGAGAAACTGAAATCTCCATTGCTGGCACATGTGGAGCCTTATGTTCTTGTGCCACTCAGAGATGAGCATCTAGCTCCTGGCAGCAGAAAACTGCTTAATGCCAAAAGTAGGATACAAGAAGATGGTGTCCTGGCTCCTCCTGGAAATTCACTTCCTCAGACATCTAATGTAGGAAACCAAGAGCCTCTCAGAAAAAAGGAATTTCCCCCCAGTGCCCTTCTCTCAACCCCTGCCTGCACCATCTCATTGCACGGTGCTGGCAGTCAGCTTGCAATAGACACACATGTGCCTGCTTTTCCCTTCCTGGGTTTAACTCCAGCAGCTCCTGTGCTGGATCCCAGTAGACAAGATCCGACTTGTTTTAAATGCTGCAGAGAAATCAGCACAGACACCAGCCAAGGTGAAGGTCATGGATGTACTTTATTGGCTGATACATCACAGTTACAGAACTGTGTGTCTGACGTGCTGAGCAGTGATGGAGGCGAGGATGCGATCCATGTACTCCAAGCCAGGAGAGCacatgaaagtaaaatgtattcACAAGAAGGCAAGTTGCTAGCAAGCCAGATCTTGATGTGCAGGAATGAGCTGCAATGTGATGATTCCAAGGAGTGCTGCACTGGAGACCCCAGAGAG AAGAACAAAGGGAAAGCAGAATCTGCTTCCGGTATGTTATGTGCTATACTTGAAGGAAAGGAAGGATGTCTGCAGCTGATCTCCAAGTTACAG ACACTTTCAGGCTTCTGTGCTGTGGATATCAGCAGTGTGTGGTGGGACACTGCTGACAGCAGTGGCAAAGAGCTCTGCATTGTGACAGCTTGTGAGTTCTCGATCTCTCTCTGGAAACCTGAGGAACCATCTAACTGGAAACTCGCTCACATGTGGAGCTTTTCTAAG ATGCCAGTAATCCAGATTGTTCCTCTGCCTGGCACACACTGTTGTGTCTGCGTAGCGTTGGGAAGTCTGGCAATTGAGGAGCTTTG GCTCCTgttctctcgccctggtgagaacAGACTGCAGGAACAGCTGGTGAAATGTGGGTATATATACAACGTGCTTGGACTGAGCCAGCGCAGACTTGTGAGCAGCAGCAGGGGAGCACAGCAACAGACACTAGAAATAATTTCATTGTCTGAGGCAGGAAG AATCACAGAGAGACAGAATCTGATGCCTCCAGAAGAAAGCATCCTGGCCTTCAGTGAGGTGGAAGGGGAGCACAGTGCTTTGGTTGGCACAACTGTAGCAAGTAACATAGTAATTTG GAATATGCTTACTGGGCAGCTCCTGAAGATGATATCCCTCGGTAAATCATACCAAGCTTCCGTTTGTCACAAGACCTACTCCGATTCT
- the PALB2 gene encoding partner and localizer of BRCA2 isoform X2: MEETTGRPLTCEEREKLKQKLAFLKQEYNKTFNRLQRSQRAERVKTHVKKKIAEQNCLLKQEQSGMGIPDSRDTLAPSVGKLGTTHVSKVNLNVERRMTVSFNLQPEFFNIGGKQHESSVPEDKCDQKMLVTPTGSECAQEKEPEKSQRSRQKLRKNILKLRERESTCESSSSSTSVTSDLLCKTEVEGRELDREERKSPVFKRNDRILSLETKRSKSLSFIGSDSRNNFIPEDPASKECLSEAAGEYNPGKVTEFSSCMSHTGNNLSLLNSKSPTHNSRELEQTPSLLIDIALPTCRSTEETGDVFVCKTTKMVLKGSDSEGQKGAVGALPDLAVLDRSLRTQSVIIPCATEDISSTGSKPGTGESLHISGTEEIWKQKEDKIQVKPSVVGNASSTAAESALSSCTMVEGLLFPVEYYIRTTRRMSNCQKKVDLEAVIYSQLGKSRKGPRKKYKDITKSNKGSLEAAQRESKIQQGNSLGLYFLKQADSSTAENTIPATSGNSVADNLHSSSSPLTCHRIKSTRTRKGKRKSKCKMRSDTAQAFTSMNSKGYCSQVDCRQESKTITSVKQERPLGLATGGPEQRKEAAHFMPCGNPVVSEALQREEQTHNLLKQHNVLNLLKEAMSSDGEETKLQVHKTSVPTISSAGVQTVAWYAQQQFTTQQLITKEFFSEDSSNSYPQCRRERPLQDKTDSHEKVICNFSDGSGPSAGGVGISNSPFHVHKEMFQSLDITDFHLPDDEFGFLKLEKLKSPLLAHVEPYVLVPLRDEHLAPGSRKLLNAKSRIQEDGVLAPPGNSLPQTSNVGNQEPLRKKEFPPSALLSTPACTISLHGAGSQLAIDTHVPAFPFLGLTPAAPVLDPSRQDPTCFKCCREISTDTSQGEGHGCTLLADTSQLQNCVSDVLSSDGGEDAIHVLQARRAHESKMYSQEGKLLASQILMCRNELQCDDSKECCTGDPRETLSGFCAVDISSVWWDTADSSGKELCIVTACEFSISLWKPEEPSNWKLAHMWSFSKMPVIQIVPLPGTHCCVCVALGSLAIEELWLLFSRPGENRLQEQLVKCGYIYNVLGLSQRRLVSSSRGAQQQTLEIISLSEAGRITERQNLMPPEESILAFSEVEGEHSALVGTTVASNIVIWNMLTGQLLKMISLGKSYQASVCHKTYSDSGLLFIVLSHPYASDSQSSNGVVFTLIATNPMQAASIPVMSYLLPERCTGRYLEGDVQQRLAAAVLTSGNIAIWDLSLGLCTALLPPICDGVWAVVRWLYADSCLLAGQKDGSVYVYKYLGTLQGKAL, encoded by the exons ATGGAGGAGACAACTGGTAGACCATTAACCtgtgaagaaagagaaaag TTGAAACAGAAGCTGGCATTCTTAAAACAAGAATACAATAAAACCTTTAACCGGCTACAA CGTTCACAAAGGGCTGAACGAGTAAAAACTCATGTGAAGAAAAAAATTGCAGAACAAAATTGTTTGCTTAAGCAGGAGCAGTCTGGAATGGGTATTCCAG ATTCGAGAGATACTCTAGCTCCCAGTGTTGGCAAACTTGGCACCACACATGTATCAAAAGTAAATCTCAATGTGGAAAGAAGAATGACTGTGTCCTTTAATCTACAACCTGAATTCTTCAATATTGGTGGCAAGCAGCATGAAAGTTCAGTGCCAGAAGATAAATGTGATCAGAAAATGCTTGTCACTCCTACAGGAAGTGAGTGTGCACAAGAAAAGGAGCCAGAAAAAAGCCAAAGAAGCCGACAGAAATTGAGGAAGAACATATTGaaactgagagagagggaatccACCTGTGAGTCTTCATCGTCTTCTACCTCAGTAACAAGTGATCTACTGTGCAAAACTGAGGTGGAGGGCAGAGAGCTGGACAGAGAAGAGCGAAAGTCACCAGTATTTAAGAGAAATGACAGAATTCTGAGCCTGGAGACCAAAAGATCAAAATCCTTATCATTTATAGGCAGTGATTCCAGAAACAATTTCATTCCTGAAGATCCAGCTTCAAAGGAGTGTTTAAGTGAAGCTGCAGGAGAATATAACCCTGGAAAAGTAACTGAATTCTCTTCCTGCATGTCACACACAGGCAATAACCTATCACTGCTTAACTCCAAGTCAcctacacacaactctagggaaCTTGAACAGACACCATCACTTCTTatagacattgctctacccacaTGCAGAAGTACTGAGGAAACAGGAGATGTGTTTGTGTGCAAAACTACCAAAATGGTACTTAAAGGAAGTGACTCGGAGGGTCAGAAAGGAGCAGTTGGTGCGCTCCCTGATTTAGCTGTGCTTGATAGATCTTTGAGAACACAATCTGTCATTATTCCTTGTGCTACAGAAGACATATCCAGTACAGGAAGTAAGCCAGGGACTGGTGAAAGTTTGCACATCAGTGGGACTGAAGAAATATGGAAGCAAAAAGAAGATAAGATTCAAGTAAAGCCTTCTGTAGTGGGGAATGCGTCCTCTACTGCAGCAGAAAGTGCTCTAAGCTCTTGCACCATGGTGGAAGGGCTTCTCTTCCCAGTAGAGTACTACATAAGAACAACGCGACGCATGTCTAATTGTCAGAAGAAAGTAGACCTGGAAGCTGTAATTTATAGTCAGTTGGGGAAAAGCAGAAAAGGAcccagaaaaaaatacaaagacataACCAAGTCAAACAAGGGAAGCCTAGAAGCAGCACAAAGAGAGTCAAAGATACAGCAGGGTAACAGcttgggcctttattttttaaagcaaGCTGATTCTAGTACGGCAGAAAATACCATCCCTGCAACCAGTGGGAACAGCGTTGCTGACAATTTGCATTCATCCTCAAGTCCATTGACCTGTCACAGGATTAAATCGACCAGAacaagaaagggaaaaagaaaatctaAGTGCAAAATGAGGTCTGATACAGCACAGGCATTCACGTCCATGAACTCAAAGGGATACTGCTCTCAGGTGGACTGTAGGCAGGAAAGTAAGACAATTACATCTGTTAAGCAAGAGAGGCCTTTGGGTCTTGCAACTGGTGGACCAGAGCAACGGAAAGAAGCTGCACATTTCATGCCTTGTGGAAATCCAGTAGTGAGTGAAGCTTTGCAGAGGGAGGAACAAACTCATAATCTACTTAAGCAACATAATGTCTTAAATCTCCTGAAAGAAGCAATGAGCAGTGATGGGGAAGAGACTAAGCTACAGGTACACAAGACTTCTGTACCAACCATCAGTTCTGCTGGGGTACAGACAGTGGCTTGGTATGCGCAGCAACAATTCACAACTCAGCAGTTAATAACTAAAGAATTTTTCTCTGAAGATTCCTCTAATTCCTATCCACAGTGCAGGCGAGAGAGGCCACTACAAG ATAAGACAGACAGCCATGAAAAAGTGATCTGCAACTTTTCTGATGGCAGTGGGCCTTCAGCTGGTGGTGTTGGTATCTCAAATTCTCCTTTTCATGTACACAAGGAAATGTTCCAGAGTTTGGACATCACAGACTTCCATTTACCTGATGATGAGTTTGGTTTTCTGAAACTTGAGAAACTGAAATCTCCATTGCTGGCACATGTGGAGCCTTATGTTCTTGTGCCACTCAGAGATGAGCATCTAGCTCCTGGCAGCAGAAAACTGCTTAATGCCAAAAGTAGGATACAAGAAGATGGTGTCCTGGCTCCTCCTGGAAATTCACTTCCTCAGACATCTAATGTAGGAAACCAAGAGCCTCTCAGAAAAAAGGAATTTCCCCCCAGTGCCCTTCTCTCAACCCCTGCCTGCACCATCTCATTGCACGGTGCTGGCAGTCAGCTTGCAATAGACACACATGTGCCTGCTTTTCCCTTCCTGGGTTTAACTCCAGCAGCTCCTGTGCTGGATCCCAGTAGACAAGATCCGACTTGTTTTAAATGCTGCAGAGAAATCAGCACAGACACCAGCCAAGGTGAAGGTCATGGATGTACTTTATTGGCTGATACATCACAGTTACAGAACTGTGTGTCTGACGTGCTGAGCAGTGATGGAGGCGAGGATGCGATCCATGTACTCCAAGCCAGGAGAGCacatgaaagtaaaatgtattcACAAGAAGGCAAGTTGCTAGCAAGCCAGATCTTGATGTGCAGGAATGAGCTGCAATGTGATGATTCCAAGGAGTGCTGCACTGGAGACCCCAGAGAG ACACTTTCAGGCTTCTGTGCTGTGGATATCAGCAGTGTGTGGTGGGACACTGCTGACAGCAGTGGCAAAGAGCTCTGCATTGTGACAGCTTGTGAGTTCTCGATCTCTCTCTGGAAACCTGAGGAACCATCTAACTGGAAACTCGCTCACATGTGGAGCTTTTCTAAG ATGCCAGTAATCCAGATTGTTCCTCTGCCTGGCACACACTGTTGTGTCTGCGTAGCGTTGGGAAGTCTGGCAATTGAGGAGCTTTG GCTCCTgttctctcgccctggtgagaacAGACTGCAGGAACAGCTGGTGAAATGTGGGTATATATACAACGTGCTTGGACTGAGCCAGCGCAGACTTGTGAGCAGCAGCAGGGGAGCACAGCAACAGACACTAGAAATAATTTCATTGTCTGAGGCAGGAAG AATCACAGAGAGACAGAATCTGATGCCTCCAGAAGAAAGCATCCTGGCCTTCAGTGAGGTGGAAGGGGAGCACAGTGCTTTGGTTGGCACAACTGTAGCAAGTAACATAGTAATTTG GAATATGCTTACTGGGCAGCTCCTGAAGATGATATCCCTCGGTAAATCATACCAAGCTTCCGTTTGTCACAAGACCTACTCCGATTCT